The genomic window CTAAAGCCATTCCTTTTCCTGTTAATGTGCTCTGcggaaatatgtaaatttttttgttgatttcACTATTAGAAACAACGGACATAGTATATTAAGGCTTCCACTATATCATTTAGATTTAAACCTGATAGAGCATATTTGGACAGCACTGTCGGATGAGTTCTTTGAAATATTTTCTGTAGAAGAGAggaaaaaatttcatttttcagTGGAAAGGATTTCATTTCAAAGGAGCCATTATTTAATTCTGCCATAGAATCATGTATTATTAATTTATGTGAATATTCTGATGACGTAGGTGTATTTTCAGGCTCAGACATTGATGACAGTGATGAGGATTTGATTTAATTCCAAATTCTATGGTTTATTTGTTTGCTTCTAGCTTGTTTGGATTATTTCTATAGCATAAAGGGATTATATTAACTGAATATTAATAAATAACCATTTCACTTATTGCTATCCTGGTACTACTAATCTATTGCTATCCTGGTACTACTAATCTATTGCTATCCTGGTACTACTAATCTATTGCTATTCTTGTACTAATTggttattttaatttttcgtaacaAACTCTTGAACTCAGGATAGTCCGGTGGCTGAAATACTTACGCTGTATTACTTATATTTCGTTTGTTATGTTTTCTATAATCAAATAATGGAACAGGAATTGCCCAATAATGAAGTCAAGTATAAAAATGCATAATTTATTTCGTGCTtaatatatagatatataaagataaaatattacaatagaTTAAGTGCTGTTAAATAATAGGTAAGTGTAAGTATCACATGGCATTTCATAAACCGGTAAGCGTACAAAGACCATCAAATGTAATAAAACAGTTTTATATTATATAAGAGCAAAAGGCTTATATCTTTTTTACTATTTACAGGCAAGTATTCATTGAATACTGAGATCTTTAGTATACTGTTTTTGCTCTTTActcgtaaaataaaatataaaaactgcttcactatttttttcaaaactttaaATTGTCTAGTAGTATCCACCATATTCCGGGTAATTCTTGTAGAATCTGCTATTTTCATGGTGTCCTGTCAAGCCATGTTCTCCAAATCCTTTGTTAAGTCCATACGCCTGTTCGTTTTGGGCATATTTGTTTCCACCGAATTTTCCATGGTTTCCTTGAGTCTTATCTTGGAAGTACTCGTTGCCGTAATGGCCTTCTTTAGTTGCTTCACCTAtggataacaaaaaaaaaataagtagaaAAAGATTTAAATGACCAGCTTGTTCAAATAATGCATGAAGACAATGTTGTATAAATATGGAAAACGTTCAGATAATATCTCACAAATAAAGATAATATATAAAGATATAAAGATTTAAGAATAATATATAGAGATATAAAGAAAATATCTCACAAATGCAAAAAACGTGCTaaaaataatcaaagccaaaaAATTACAACGAATGACCAAAGAAGTACGGGAATTGGTGGAGCAGAGAAGACAACAGAGGAGGAACAGGGAGGAACACAAGAAAAAAACagaaattaataaaacaaaagatAAAGATCACGAAAGAAAAGTGGATGAATGATAAAATGCATTGAAATATAAGACTTTGCCCTAATAACATCCTGTCAGATATGTTGAAACTATGTAGATgatgaagaaaatattaaaatattggtTAAGGTTTTCATTTATATGTACTCAACTGGTCAAATTCCAGAAGACTGGTTGAGGTCTGAATTCATAACTGTACCAAATAAACCACgtaaactgtagcgattatagaccTTTAAATCTTATAAGTCACACTTTGAAGTTATTcttacgtatcatccacagtagaataaGGAAACAAGTGAAGTGAAGAAGATCAAGATGAAGCGCAGTTTGGATTTGGAGATCGATTGGAAACTAGAAACTCTTTGCACTGAATGTTTTGTTTAACGGAAATGTTTAGATTAACGGAAATCTGCTGGTTGCAGTTTTTATTGACCAGGAAAAGGCATTTGTTACAGTACATCATCACAAGTTAATATTGACTGGATAAGGCACGGCAAGAAGAAGAGGCTAACTGAGACTGGGACAATTTATTTCCATTACAGAGGACTCATTTGAAATCTTTCAAATCTGCATTGGGATTTCAACTCTGCGGAACTTATACGTGATAGTTTCTGATGTTCAAAAAATGCATTATAGTATGTTTCATTTAGAAAAACCTTAGAAAATTATGATTAAAACTTATTATCAGGCTATTTTGCCTAAAGACGATATTTTTTCATGCCCACCTGATTTAAATCTTCCATCATTGAAACCTCCTTTGAAAGCTTCTCCACCTCCTTCGCCGAATTTTCCGAATTTACCATTGAAAGCATAATTGCCGCCTTCATCATGATCTTGATCATAGAACTCCTCAGTTTTACCCGTTTCGTCTAAGTGATGAGACTTCTTAAAACCTTTAACGTTATGTCCTTTGTTATGATTTGCGTTTAATGTTCTTTCGTTGCCGTGTTTTccttaaaaataaaagaatttgcacctttttgtaataaaaataacATATAAAGCAAAGTGTACAAATTTCCAAAGAAAATTAGCTATTGGTTTTAAATTAGTAGAAGAAAAAGTAAAAATACCTTCAGTATCAAAATGTTCTGCACCATAAAAGTTCTTTCCTTCATGGTGTCCTCTCTTAAGTCCATCAGAATCTATGAAATGGGCTGAATCTCCCTTGACGTCCTTAAGAGCTACTTCTCCTGCGCTGTATCCAGCATCTCCGTGGTTCAAGGATTCCCCGTTATGTCCATTCACGTGATTGTAATGTTCTCCTACGACGTTTTGTTTTCCATCACTGTAGATTCCTTTGTCTACTTGGGAAATACCGTAAGGTCCATGGTGAGCAAGTACTCCTGGTCCGTAGGGAGTGATATGAGGATAGCCTATGCCTGGACCATATCTGAATGAAGAGATATTATTCACAAATACATGtttcaatcaaattaaaatataCCTACCCTAATGTcatactataaaatattttaaattttac from Diabrotica virgifera virgifera chromosome 5, PGI_DIABVI_V3a includes these protein-coding regions:
- the LOC114338073 gene encoding uncharacterized protein LOC114338073, whose protein sequence is MFIAKCTLIFLCILQSQAKFYETDVGPYGYSRYSTHEYDPDVGYPYGLGYKKYPYQDTIVPKVVEYEGEVPGPIGLKYGGAGGLGYPAGYGKLGYGGYGGYGGYGYKPFVGAPVGISKGIGYGYGPGIGYPHITPYGPGVLAHHGPYGISQVDKGIYSDGKQNVVGEHYNHVNGHNGESLNHGDAGYSAGEVALKDVKGDSAHFIDSDGLKRGHHEGKNFYGAEHFDTEGKHGNERTLNANHNKGHNVKGFKKSHHLDETGKTEEFYDQDHDEGGNYAFNGKFGKFGEGGGEAFKGGFNDGRFKSGEATKEGHYGNEYFQDKTQGNHGKFGGNKYAQNEQAYGLNKGFGEHGLTGHHENSRFYKNYPEYGGYY